CGCGCCTAAATGACTCAGCTGACCTTTAGTGACGTTTGCTGACCCAGTCGCTTTAGCAGCCTTCAGTGCATCTGCAAATTGTTGATAGGTTTCTTCAGATAAATTAAGGCCATTAACACTTCCCATTCGCGAAAGGGTTTCGGCGGCACCATTAAAATTGCCGAAATAAAGCTGTGACTGAAAAAGATTCACCGTCGACTTAGCCAATATTGCTATAGGCAAGTGTTCGTATAAATCTACTGTAATTTGGGATTGGCGCATATATTCTAAAAAATTTTCATTTTTATAATAATAGATAGACTTTAACCACGCAGCCAAAGCATGTTCGTTTAAATTTTTAGTATGGTCTTCTACCAAATTGTCTATGGATTTTTTTATGTTAAGCATATCTGCGGTAGGGCTAGAAAGCGCATCTATGGTAGCTTGGTATTCTTTTGCAAAGGCAGGCGTCACGCTACCTTCGCTATGGCCAGCCTCTGAGTATGTGTGTTTAACAAACAGAGTTTGAGCACTTGCTACTGGCTTATTGTTAACGAGCGCAGGAGAATATTGAAGGTTTCTTATGTATTTAGTGACTTTTTTGACATATCTGTCTTTGCCTGAATAATCAAAAACAACGATATCTTTCGTTGTGCCGTCTTTGTCTATTATAAATGAAACTCTTGTCCAACCTTCCATGCCTCCGCGCGAGGTAAAGGTCTCTTCCACTTTATTAGCATTTTTTATTATTTTGGCGGCTTTAACTTCTTTGCTGTTACCATTGGCAAAAGAGAAGCTGCTGGACACGATCAATAACACGCATAATAGCGCAGAAAATATTTTCACAATTTATCCCTAATTTTTAGCGTGTTAAAAGTAATAAACCTCAACATCGCGTTTCCTGTTTAATTCTATATTGTTTATAGCACCTATCTTTTAAACTTAACAATAAATCGAAACGTCACGAGACAACTTATCAACGAACATAAGATTCACCATGCCCATTTATGTCGTTTTCGAGTTCCTCCTAACATAATTTTCATCTGATACTTGTTGATCTCAATCAAACTTCGGCATAAACTTTCAGTAATTTCTGAAAGTTCAGCAGGTATAGACATGAAAATGACACCACTTATTACTTCCGCGGTTATGCATTTCGGCGAAATGGGCAGTCGTTGGGGCTTTAACCGTACTGTGGGCCAAATTTTGGCGCTGATTGTACTTGCTGATGAACCCATCTCAGCGCAAGAAATCGCCGACGCGCTAAATATATCTCGCGGCAACACCAGCATGGGATTAAAGGAGCTTC
The nucleotide sequence above comes from Alteromonas naphthalenivorans. Encoded proteins:
- a CDS encoding energy transducer TonB is translated as MKIFSALLCVLLIVSSSFSFANGNSKEVKAAKIIKNANKVEETFTSRGGMEGWTRVSFIIDKDGTTKDIVVFDYSGKDRYVKKVTKYIRNLQYSPALVNNKPVASAQTLFVKHTYSEAGHSEGSVTPAFAKEYQATIDALSSPTADMLNIKKSIDNLVEDHTKNLNEHALAAWLKSIYYYKNENFLEYMRQSQITVDLYEHLPIAILAKSTVNLFQSQLYFGNFNGAAETLSRMGSVNGLNLSEETYQQFADALKAAKATGSANVTKGQLSHLGAWSQTYDPSTFKVEVSQGNVDSVELRCNDYQQKYIEGWENKIEFPAQTSDCILLIRGDAGSTFDILEITS